Part of the Variovorax paradoxus B4 genome, ACTGCGGATCGGCTTCTATGCGCAGCCATCATCAATTCGAGCAGGGTCGGGAACGTGGTGATGCGCTCGAGCACAAAATCGAGATAGTCGGCTACGTTCCGTAGCCCGAACTGGTAGTGGCGTAGTTCGGGCCGGTGGCGGGTGAGCTCGTTGACGCAGTAGCTGAGCCAGTGATCGTGCGCCTGCGAGTGCTTCGCAGCGATAAAGTACTCGAAGGCATTTTCGACCATCGCGAGCCAGCGTCCGTCTTTCGTGAGACCGTAAGCCGCATCAGGCCGAATGCGGCTTCGCCGTCGTAGTAGATGACGCGGAACGCGTCCTTCACGGCGAGGCCCGTGTGATGCAGTACGTGAACAAAGCGACCGGTCTGCGGATCTTGCATGTGAGCAATGCCCAGCCCAAGCTGCTCCATCAGTGGCAGGAAGCGCCTGTCGCCGGTGAGTTCGGTGTACTTCACGAACGCCAACAGGCACACCGCGTTGCCGCCGAGCTTGATTTCGTGCGACATGTCCAAGAGGAAGGCGGCATGCGTACCATCAGGCAACTGTGCCGATTGGATCAGTGTGCCGGCAAGGAAGGCCAGTGAGCGGTCGATGGCTGCCTTCTGCGCAGCATCACGCGTAAGCTCCCAAGCGCTCAATCAGCGCATAGGTGGAACTCGCATGGCGCAGCGTGTTGTAGGTAGGAATCGGACGATCAAAGCAAGGGAACCAGCCATAGTGGAACTCCCCCGTAGATTTGACCTGTCCAGCGAGGTATTCGCTTGCACGATCGATCAACGTGCGGACCTGCCCGGAGTCCCGGCTGTCCAGTTGCCGGTAGCCTGCAGCGGCTCCCTTTGCCGTAATCGGCCATGCTCCATCGCGGTCCGCGTAGACAGCGCGAGTGTCGAAACACCAAACCGGTGCCGCATCGTCCTTCGGGAACTCCAACTCGCGCCCGAAACGTCGCTCGGCGAAAATGCGCAGGTTGCCCGGATTCGGCTCCGCATGCTCGATATCGCCATCGTATAGCACGGTCGCGCCATTCATTTCAGGTGCGAGCATCGCGGTCTCGAAGCCAGCATCCAGCGAAAGACCCTGCGTGAAGTAGTTGCGCTTGGTCTGGGAGAGGCGGAGCTTCAGCTCTCCCCAGGTAAGTTGCTCGACTTGATCAACCACGTCAACACGCAAGTATTTCGGCGGGCGCGGCGAACGTTTGGCATTTGATTGCAGTGCTGCCGCGCCTTGTTGCCAGACATCTGCCAGATTCTTTCCCTGCACCGGAAGTATCGTCGCGCGCTGGGCTCCAGTACTGATGGAAAAAAATGCGATGCAGACCGATCCTGGGGTTGGATGGAGTCCTGATGCCCCGTCGACCAAGGCATCCAGCTTCTTACGGGCACCGGCCAGCAGCGCGCTAATCTTCGAACCTGGGTCCACAATATTTAGCGGCACACGCGATGCAGTTCTCCGCGCTGGTCACGGCAGAGACCCAGGTTCGGCTGTTCCAGACCAATCCGCCGCCACTGTCGGCGGATCAGATCCATGCGATGGTTCAGCGCGCTGTAGAAATGTTCCTCGCTGGCGCCGCGCCGCGGTAGGCCGCGAAGGGGCTCGCCGCCATGTGCTGTGGTCTATCGATGAGATCTACGAGGGACATAGACAACAAGGCTTGTGGGCTTTGCTGCAACCGTGCAATCTTTGATGGAGGAGAAATCGAAACATGAGTGGCAAACCCACAATCGCTCTGGTGCATGGTTTCTGGCGCCCCGATGGCCACCCCAAACTGCTCCACTTATGGCCGGTCAAACTGCTCCAGGCAGGACGGTCGGATTATGACGATTCGGGCGTGATGGCGATGCGCGCGGCGGCCTCCTTCAGGCGGTAGCTCTTGCCCTCGAACTCCAGCATTGCGCAGCGGTGCATGAGCCGGTCCAGGATGGTGGTGGCCATGGTGGCGTCGGCGAGGTACTTTCCCCAGTCCTGCACCACCCGGTTGGAGGTGATGACGATGGCGCGACGCAGCTTGTAGCGCTGGTGCACGATGGCCTGCAAGAGTTCGGCGCTCACGTCGGCAATGCGCCGGGCCAGGAACAGGTCATCAAGGACCAACAGGTCCGGCTCGATCCAGCCCTTGAGCTGTTCGGCCTGCTGCGCCGTGCTGGCCAGCCCGTAGTGGGCGAACTCGGAGTCGGCCTCCACGTAGCGCACGTCATAGCCCTGCAACGTGGCCTGGTAGGCCACAGCCTTGGCGATGTGCGACTTCCCGGTGCCGGGCTTGCCGACGATCAATGCGTTGGCCCCCTCGCCGATGAACTTCAGGGTGTGCAACTCGAAGCAGGCGTTGCGCGGCAGCTTGGGATTGAAGCGCCAGTCGAAGTCCGCCAGCGTCAGGCGCTCGGCCAGGCCTGAGCGCTTGAAGCGGCGCTCCATCAATCGCGAGCGGCGCCGGTCGAGCTCGTCTTGCAGCATGGCGGCCAACGTCTCCAGGAAGGGCTGCTGGGCGGCCTGGGCCTGCATCACGCGGGTGGACAGCGTGTCGGCGATGCCGGACAGGCGCAGCTCGCGCAGGGCGCGTTCGATCTCTGTCATGTTCATGGCTGGGCGATCTCAGTGGTGGGGGTGGGAGAGGTTGTGCCGCCCGAGGTGGCGGTGGCGGCGTGGGCGAACAGATCGCCGTATTCGTCGGCGCTGCGGATGAGCGCGTGCTGCTGGGTGAGCGTTGACGCCGACTGTGTCGGCGTGCCGGCCTGCAGGGCGGCCAGGGCGTCGGCCACCAGCCGCTCGGTGAGCGCCTTGACGTGGCGGTAGCTGTGCACGCCTTGCTCCATGGCGCCCGCACAGGCCGCGTCGATAAAGTGGTTCGGGTAGCGCTTGGCCAGGTTGACGATGCCCCACAGCTTGCGCTGGCCCACGCGTCCCTCGATGGCGAACAGCATCTGGCACAGCTGCGAGGCCTGCGCCCCGATGGCTCGGGCCTGGGCCAGGATGTAGCGCGTCTCGCGCGAGGGGTTGAACACCCGCTCGGCCATGGGCAGCACCACGCTGCCGGGGCGATCGACCCGCTCGTGGGTGCGCAGCAAGGCTTGCGTGCGCAGCTCGCGGATCTCGATGCGCCGCTCGAACAGCCGCACCAGCACCTTGGAGCCAATCGGGGCCAGACGAGCGGCGTAGCTGCTGTGGTCGATGCGCACGCAGCTGTCGTCGCAGACCGTGCGCTGCACCTCGGTGAAGTACTGCATGCGCGTGGCCGGCAGCGGCTGCAGGTGGGCGCGCTCCTCCTCGAACATGGCCTGCACCTGACGCCGCTCGGCGCCGTGGATGCGCGAGGCGGCCCACCTGGACTCCCAGTGTTCCAGGAAGGTGTTCTGCTCTTCGATGGTCTCGAAGCGCCGGCCCTTGAGCGCGGTGGCCTGGGTGTGTTGGATCGCGTTCTCCACCGTCCCCTTGCGATTCGGATCCCGGACCCGGGCCGGGTCGGCCACCACCTCGTAATGAGCGAGTGTGGCCGCGTAGACCGGATTGAGCGCGGGCTCGTACAGGTCGGGCTTCAAGACGCCTTCCTTGAGGTTGTCGAGGACGACGTAGTGGGTGGACCCGCCGAAGTAGGCCCAGGCCTGCTCGTGCAACTCAGCCCAGACTTGCTGGCTGGATTTCCAGACCACGCGGCGGAAGCTACGCCGCGAGTAGCGCAGCGTGGCCACGAACAGGCGGGGTTTGCGCCAGCGCTCGGTGCCCGGCATCCGCGTGGGGGCGCCTTCACCGTAGTCGACCTGCATCTCCTCGCCGGGCGCAAAGCTCAGACGATCAAACTGCTCGGGCTCCTTGTGGCGAAGCTGGGCGCAGAACCGTTTGACCGAGTTGTAGGCGCCGTCAAAGCCGTGCAGGTCGACCAGGTCCTGGTAGATGGCGGTGGCGTTGCGGCCCAGGCGCAACTGGGCGTCGATGAAGGCGCGGTGGGGGGCGCACTTGGAGGTGGCCAGCGGCGGCGCTACCGGCCCGGAAGTCGGTGGCCAGGGTGGAGCAGTTTGACCACCAGAGTCGGTGGCCACCCCGGGGCAGTTTGCCGGATCGGCGGCGAAGCGCTGCTGGTAGGTGCGGATGGTGTGGCGCGAGATGCCGGTGATGCGTTCGATCTCGCGCTGGGTGGCGCCGCCCTTGAGCAGCGTCCAGATGGTGGTTTGCAGATGTGGCTTCAAGACGTTCACTCCGTTGTTCCCTCGCTCAGAGGGGGTGGAAATTAACGTCCTGCCTGTCGGGCTTCGCGGTGCCCGACGCACCGTGTTCAATGCGTCAGATCACCCGGGCCAGGGTGGAGCAGTTTGGGTGGCCACAAGTGGGGCACTTTGGGTGGCCGCCGGGGCTGGCGCGGCGCGGCGCACTGGCCTGGTCTATATCGCCGCGTTCGCACCGGATGCCGGTGAAAGCGCAGGCGGCCTCAGCCATGCCATCCCGCCGGCGGCGATTGCCAGTCTCGCGCCCGACAGCGACGGCTATCTCTGGGCAAAGTACGACAAGTTCCAGGAGAGCTTCTGCCAGGACCTGACGGCGGACGAGGCCCTGGTGATGGCGGTGGCGCAGAAGGCGCCGCTGGCCAGCACGTTCGGCGACAACGTGACCGCGCCGGCATGGAAGAAGAAGCCGAGCTGGTACCAGATCTCCAGCGAGGACCGGACGATCGATCCGGAAAATCAAAGGAAGATGGCCGCGCGAATGGCCCCGCGCAAGACCGTCACCCTCGCCGAGCCATGCCTCACTGGCGTCCAGGCCTGAACGAGCGCACTCCCCGAAGATCCACGGACTCAGTTCAAGACCGGGCTGTCCGTTGCCGCGGCGGCAGAGGCCGCGAGCATGTGCGTGCAATGTGCGGCGGTTGCGTGTCCGGCGGATGAAATCTCGGCGTTGACCAGCGCCTGCACCCGCGCCGCGAGCTGGGTCCGGTTGTCGACCCGCAGCTTGCGGAATGCATTGGTGAGATGGAAGCGGACCGTGGCTAACCCGACGCCCATGCGCTTTGCAATGAGCTTGTCGGGGCATCCCGAGACGATGAGCGCCGCGGCCTCGGCTTCGCGCTGGCTCAGCGCGGACTTGCGCTGCAGCAGCTCGCTCACGCCTTCGTGCGCGCCGGCAGACGCCGCCGGCTTCGCCTCCCAGCGAAAGCGCGCAAGCGCTGCCGCAAAGGCAGGTTCGACCAGGCGCAGCACTTCGATCTCGTTGGCATCGAAGTTTCCGCGTTCTCGGTGGCGCCAGATGCGCATGTCGCCGGTGCATTCGCCGTCGGCGAAGACGTAGACGTTCACGCCCCAGTGCATGCGGTCGCGCTGGAGGAAGTCGTTGAAGAACTCCGTGCGCGACAGGTCCTGCTGGCAGAGGATTTGCGTGGCCAGCGTCGGATGGCGCCGCGCCATCATCGGAAAGGTGAGCGGGTCGACGAAGCGGTAGTACTCGTCCCAGCTGCGCAGGTTTTCCGGCGACATGTTCATCGCCTTCACACGCGCGAAGCGCTGCTGGGCGGCGTCCCAGGTGAAGGAGACGTAGTTGTCCGCTCGCAGCAGGTCGAGCATGGGCAATGCCAGGTCGTTGCGCAGCGTGTCCGCGTCGGTGGCTTGGGCCAGTAGACGCATGACGTCACCCAGTGCGCGGGTCTGTGCTGTGGAGAGGTGCATGGCGTCGGTCAAGCAAAGACCGTGCAAACTTGTTGACTGGCGATGCTAGCCCCGGCCGATGGCGCGTGAATCGGGACCGACCCGTAGGTCCCTTCGGACCCCTATCAATCGTGCTAGGTGTGGGATGCCCGGGCGATTTCTAGGATGCAGGGAACGTTACGGGAACCCTCATGAACCTCACACAACTCGGCGTCGCCGACCTGCGGCGCGGCTTCCAGGCACGTTCGTTCCGAAGCCTGGACGTGGCCGATGCGCTGATCGAGCGGACGCAAGCGCATGCCGCGCTGAACGGCTATGTCGCCTTCGACCCCGAAGGGCTGCGCGCCGAGGCCAAGGCTGCGGATGTGCGCATCGCGGCGGGGGAGGACCTTCCCTTGCTCGGCGTGCCGGTGGCGTTGAAGGACAACATCGACGCGGTGGCGCTGCCCAGTTCCGCGGGCACGCGGGCGCTGCTCGGCCTTCACCCGCCACAGGACGCCGAAGTGGTGCGGCGGCTGCGCGAAGCCGGTGCGCTGATCGCTGGCAAGGCCAACATGCACGAGCTGGCCATGGGCATCACCACCAACAACAGCGTCACCGGCGCCGCCCGCAACCCCTGGGACCCCACGCGCATTCCCGGCGGCAGCAGCGGCGGTTCGGGTGTGGTGGTGGCGGCGGGGCTGGTGCCCGCGGCCATCGGCACGGACACGGGCGGTTCGGTGCGCGTGCCCGCCGCGCTGTGCGGCGTGACGGGCTTGCGCCCGACGACGGGCCGCGTGCCGGGCCGGGGCATCGCGCCCATCTCGCTCACCCGCGACACGGCCGGGCCCATCGCGCGCAGCGTCGAGGACTGCGCGCTGCTCGACGGCGTGCTCGCGGGCAGCGCGCAGCCGCTCGCACCCGTATCGCTGCAGGACGTGCGCCTGGGCATTCCGGGACCGGGCTTCTGGGAAGGTGTCGATTCCGGCGTGCGCGAGGCGGCACAAGGCGCGGTCGACCGGCTGCGCGCCGCGGGTGCGCAACTGGTCGAGGTGCCGCTGCCAACGCTCGCCGGGTTCAACGAAGCGGCCGGATTTCCGATTGCGCTCTACGAGTTCGTCAGGGACATGGGCGACTACCTGCACTACGCGCAGCGCGGCGTCGATCTGCGTCAGTTGGTCGAGGCCATCGGCAGTCCCGACGTCGCGGCCATCGTGCGGCCGTTGCTGGGCGAGGGCGCGGTGCCCAAGGCGGCCTACCAGCAGGCGCTGCAGGCGCGCCGCGCGTTGCAGGCCGTCTATGCCGAAGCCTTTGCCGCGCATGGGGTGAGGGCGCTGCTGTTCCCCACCACGCCGTTGACGGCCGCGCCGATCGGCCGGGACGTCACGGTGCTGCTCGACGGACAGGAACACCCGACCTTCGCTGCCTTCATCCGCAACACCGATCCGGGCAGCAACGCCGGCATTCCCGGCCTGACCCTGCCCGCCGGCCTGGCAGACGGATTGCCCGTGGGGCTGGCACTCGACGGTCCGGCAGGCAGCGACCGCGGCCTGCTGGCGCTGGCCGCCGCCATCGAGGCGGTGTTGCCCGCGCTGCCCTCGGCGCCCTGGCGGCGCTGAGCGCGCCGGCCCGACCCCGTCATTCATTCCAAAACCAGGAGTTCCCATGGACCGTCGTACCTTTCTCCACGGCCTTGCGGCCGCCGCGGCTGCCAGTTCTTCGGCCGTGCGCGCGGCATCGCCGCTCAACGTGGCCGTCATGCTGCCGATGAGCGGGCCGGCCGGACTCTTCGGCCCCTCGGCCAAGGCCTGCGCCGAGCTGGCCGTGCAGACGATCAACGCCCGCGGCGGCGTGCTCGGCCGCAACATCAACGCGCTCTTCGGCGATGCCGGGCTGCCGCCCGCCGAAGCGTCGCAGACCGCGCTCAAGCTCTGGAAAGGGCAGGGCGCACAGGCGGTGATCGGCATGCACGACAGCGCGGTGCGCGGCGCGCTGGTGGGGCTCTTCAAGGGCCAGGTGCCGTATTTCTACACGCCGGTGTACGAAGGCGGCGAATGCGCGCGCGGCACCTACGTGAACGGCGAGACGCCCGCGCAGCAGCTCGCGCCGGTGATCCCGTGGCTGGCCTCGGAACGCAAGCCGAAGAAGTGGTACATGATCGGCAACGACTACATCTGGGGCCGCAACACCAACGCCGCGGCCAAGGGCTACATCGCCCAGACCGGCGCCCAGGTCGTCGGCGACGAGTACCTGCCGTTCACCGCCGACAACTTCGATTCGAGCCTGGCCCGCATCCGCGACAGCGGCGCGGACGCGGTGCTGGTGTCGCTGGTGGGCGGTGCTTCCGTCACTTTCAACAAGGCCTTCGCGAGCTTCGGGCTGCCCGACAAGGCGATCCGCCTTGGCACGCTGATCGAGGAGAACACGCTGGCCGGCATCGGCCTGGCCAACGCGCGCAACCTGTATTCGAGCGCGGGCTATTTCGCCAACATCGAGACGCCGGCGGCCAAGGCCTTCTCGGACGCCTACTTCAAGCGCTTCGGCGCCCAGGCGCCCGCGCTCAACGGCCTGGCCGAATCGGTCTACGAAGGCTTCCTGATGCTGGAGGCGATGGCCGTGCGCGCCAAGTCGCTCGAAGTGGCGAAGCTGGAGCCGGCCAGCGAAGGCGCGGGCTACAACGGCCCGCGCGGCGCCGTCACCATGCATGCGCGGCATGTCGACCAGGACATCTACCTCGCCGACGTGGGCGACAAGGGCTTTCGCGTCGTGAAGACCTTCCCGCGCATCGCGTCGGGCCAATCCTGCAAGGCGTGACGGTGCGATGGACACCAGCTGGCTGCTGCACGCGCTGAACCTCGCCTACGAATTGGCGACACTGGGCCTTACCACGCTCGGCCTCGCGGTGGTGTTCGGCCTGCTCGGCGTGATGAACATGGCGCATGGCGAGTTCGTGATGCTGGGTGCCTACGCGGTCGTGACCGTGCAGGCCTGGGGCTGGCCGATCGCCACGGCCATGCCGCTGGCCATGCTCGTGTGCGGCGTGCTGGGCTATGCGGTGGAGCGCTGGCTGATCCGCCCGCTGTACGCGCGGCCTTTCGACACATTGCTGGCCACCTGGGGTCTGGCAATGGTCATGCGCAAGACGGTCGAGGCGGTGTACGGGCGCGGCTACCGCAACGTCGAGAGCACGCTGGGCGCGCCGGTCGACCTGGGCGGCGTGCAGTACCCGGGCTACCGGCTCGCGCTGATCGCGCTGGCGGTGGTGCTGATGATCGGCCTCGCGCTCTGGTACCGGCGCAGCACCATGGGGCTGCGCGTGCGGGCGATGACCGGCAACCCGGTGCTCGCGCAGGCGCTGGGCATCGACACGCGCCGGCTGGCCTCGCAGGCCTTCGTCATCGGCGTGGTGCTGGCCGGCGCCGCGGGCGTGCTGCTGGCACCGCTGGTGCGCATCGAGCCCGGCATCGGTGTCGACTACCTGCTCGATTCCTTCTTCGTGCTGGTGGTCGGCGGGCTCGGCACGCTCGGCGGCTTCGGCGGCGGCGTGGGCGTGATCGGCGGCACCCAGTCCGCCGTCAGCAGCATCGCGGGCCAGACCAGCGGCTATGCGGTGGTGCTGATTCTCTCGATCCTCTTTCTCTGGTTGAAACCGAATGGACTCTTTGGACGCCGTTGATGCTTCGCGGGCCGCCGCCGCACCGCGGGCTCCCGCGCGCAGGTGGCGCGGGTGGCGCAGTCGAGCGGCCGGGCCGTGGCTGCTCGGCGCGGGGCTGCTGGCCCCGCCCTTCGTGTCGAACGATTTCGTCGCCTACCAGATCGCGCTGTTCCTCATCTACGGCATTGCGACGCAAGGCGTGGCGCTGTGCTGGGGGCGACTCGGCTTCCTGCCGCTGGGGCATGCGCTGTTCTTCGGCCTGGGCGCCTACCTGGCCGGCGGCATGCTGAAGGCGGCGCAGCAGCAGCCGGCCTGGTTCGCTGCCTTGCCGCTGGCGCTGTTCGCACCCGCCGCGCTGGCCTACGTGGCGGCGCGGCTGGTGTTCGCGCGCAGCCACCGCAGCGGGCCGTTCTTCTCGCTCATCACCCTGGCGATGACGATGCTCGGCTTCCTCGCGGCGCAGCAGTGGAGCGCGGTCACCGGCGGCTTCAACGGCATGGCCGACATTCCCGAGCTGCCCGGCACCGAGCGCTACAGCAGCTTCTACTGGGTGGTCGCGGCCTGCGCGCTGGGCAGCACGCTGCTGATCGCTGCCGTGCTCGGGCGGCCGCTGGGCCTCTTGTGGAGCGCGCTGGCGCAGAACGAGGAGCGGCTGCAGCTCTTCGGCTGCGCCACCGACCGCATCAAGGCCGTCGCCTTCGCATTCTCCGCAACGCTCGCAGCCCTGGCCGGCGCGCTGTTCGCCATGCACCAGGGCATCGTCACACCGCTGACGATGGGCTTCGTGCTGTCCACCGAGTTCGTCATCTGGGCCGCGGTGGGCGGCAAGGCCAGTCCGCTGGGCGCGCTGCTGGGCGCCGTGTTCGTCGGCTATGCGTCGTCGGAGCTGCGCGACCACTTCGCCTACTGGGAGGTGGCTGTCGGCGCGATCTTCATTCTGGTGGTGCGGTTCCTGCCCGATGGGCTGGCCGGGTTGGGGCGGCGGTTCTCGGCGCACGCAGAAGAGATTCCGCAGGCGCACAAGACACTGGCACCGGAGGTGAGGGCGCAGGGGGCCGACGTGCGCCTCGCGTTCGAGCAGGTCGAATCCGCCCAAGGCGGCGTGCGCATCCTCGACGGCCTCACGTTCGACCTGCAGGGCCCCGGCCTGCGCTGCGTGATCGGACCGAACGGCGCGGGCAAGACCTCGGCCTTCAACGTGATGACCGGCCGCCTGCCGCTGCGCACCGGGCGCATCCGGCTGGACGGCGCCGACGTGTCGGGCGCCACCGCCTGGCGCGTGGCCCGGCAGGGCGTGGGGCGCAAGCTGCAGATTCCTTCGGTCTTTCCCGGCCTGAGCGTGAGCCAGAACCTCGATGTCGCGCTGTGGGCGGGCCGCCTGCGTCCCGCGGCGTCATTGCAGCGTGCGCCGTTGGGGTGGGACAGCCCGCTGCGCGGGGAGCTGCTCGCGCTCTTTCCCGCGCTCGGCAGGCAACTGCACGCGCCGGCCGGCAGCCTCTCGCAGGGTGAGCGGCAGGCACTGGAGTTCGTCATGACCATGCTGCCGCAGCCCCGCCTCGTGCTGCTCGACGAACCCTGCGCCGGCCTGTCGCCCGCGGAGACGCACCACATGATCGAGGCGATCAAGGCCGCGACCAGGCGCCTGGGCGCGGCGGCGCTGGTCATCGAGCACGACATCAGCGCGGTGGCCGCCATCGGTGGCGACGTCTACGTGCTGCACCAGGGCAAGCTGCTGGCGCGCGGTCCGCTGGCGCAGATCCAGGCCGATCCCGCCGTGCGGGCGGTCTATGCGGGAGCGCGCAAATGAGCACGCCGCTGCTGGTTTTCGACGATGTGGTCTGCGGCTACGGCGACACCATGGTGCTGCGCGGCCTCGCGGGCACTGTCGGCGCGGGGCGCGTGCTCGGCGTGCTGGGCCGCAACGGCGTGGGCAAGACGACGCTCATGCGCGCGCTCAGCGGCTTTCTTCCGCTGCAGCGGGGCAGGGTGACGCTCGCCGGGCGCGACCTGGCGCGCGTGCCGCCGCAGCAGCGGCTGGCCGCGGGCATGGCCTATGCGCCGCAGGAGGACGTGGTCTTCGGCGACCTCAGCGTGAGCGAGAACCTCTGGCTGCACCTGCGCGGCCGCGACGGCCAGCGCTACGCCGCCTGCCTCGAGGCATTTCCGCGCCTGGCCGAGCGCATGCAGCAGCGCGCCGGTTCGCTCAGCGGCGGCGAGCGCAAGCTGCTCTCCTTCACGCGCACCCTCGGGCTGCGCGCGCCGCTCAGCATCCTCGACGAGCCCACCGAGGGCGTGCAGCCGGAGAACATCGAGCGCATGGTCCGGCTGGTTGGCGCGCGCAAGGCCGAGGGTGCGTCGTTCGTCATCGTCGAGCAGAACCTGGAGTTCCTGCTGTCTGTGGCCGACGACATCCTGGCCATCGACCATGGCGAATGCTCGCTGGCGGGGCCGGCCAGCGAGCTGCCGCGCGAGACGCTGGAGGCGCACCTGGTGGTCTGACTGCCGCCGGTCTGTGGCACATTCCAGCCTCCGGCAAGAACCATGAGCCATCTGGACCTCAACCTCGTTCGCGTGTTCGTCGCGATCTATGAAACGCGCAGCGTGACGCAGGCGGCGGAGCGGCTCGACGTCACGCAGCCGACCATCAGCTACGGCCTCGCGAAGCTGCGCAAGGTGTATGCCGACCGCCTGTTCATGCGCGGCAGCGACGGCCTGATGCCCACCAGCCTGGCGGAACAGCTGTTCGAGCGCTACCGGGAGGCGCTGACCACCGTCGAGAGCACCCTCGAGCAGAACATCGCCTTCGACCCGCTGCGCTCGACGCGGCGCTTTCGCCTTGCGATGTCGGACATCGGCGTGCTGTATTTCGTGCCGCCGCTGTTGCGCAGGTTCCAGGAGTCGGCGCCGCACATCGAGATCGACATCGTGCAGATTCCGGATGCGCTGGGCGAAGACCTGTCGGTCGGGCGGCTCGACATGGCCATCGGCAACATCCCGGCGCTGGCATCTCCCATGCACAGCGTGCTGCTG contains:
- a CDS encoding TetR/AcrR family transcriptional regulator C-terminal domain-containing protein; the protein is MQFSALVTAETQVRLFQTNPPPLSADQIHAMVQRAVEMFLAGAAPR
- the istB gene encoding IS21-like element helper ATPase IstB, translated to MNMTEIERALRELRLSGIADTLSTRVMQAQAAQQPFLETLAAMLQDELDRRRSRLMERRFKRSGLAERLTLADFDWRFNPKLPRNACFELHTLKFIGEGANALIVGKPGTGKSHIAKAVAYQATLQGYDVRYVEADSEFAHYGLASTAQQAEQLKGWIEPDLLVLDDLFLARRIADVSAELLQAIVHQRYKLRRAIVITSNRVVQDWGKYLADATMATTILDRLMHRCAMLEFEGKSYRLKEAAARIAITPESS
- the istA gene encoding IS21 family transposase, which codes for MNVLKPHLQTTIWTLLKGGATQREIERITGISRHTIRTYQQRFAADPANCPGVATDSGGQTAPPWPPTSGPVAPPLATSKCAPHRAFIDAQLRLGRNATAIYQDLVDLHGFDGAYNSVKRFCAQLRHKEPEQFDRLSFAPGEEMQVDYGEGAPTRMPGTERWRKPRLFVATLRYSRRSFRRVVWKSSQQVWAELHEQAWAYFGGSTHYVVLDNLKEGVLKPDLYEPALNPVYAATLAHYEVVADPARVRDPNRKGTVENAIQHTQATALKGRRFETIEEQNTFLEHWESRWAASRIHGAERRQVQAMFEEERAHLQPLPATRMQYFTEVQRTVCDDSCVRIDHSSYAARLAPIGSKVLVRLFERRIEIRELRTQALLRTHERVDRPGSVVLPMAERVFNPSRETRYILAQARAIGAQASQLCQMLFAIEGRVGQRKLWGIVNLAKRYPNHFIDAACAGAMEQGVHSYRHVKALTERLVADALAALQAGTPTQSASTLTQQHALIRSADEYGDLFAHAATATSGGTTSPTPTTEIAQP
- a CDS encoding helix-turn-helix transcriptional regulator, giving the protein MHLSTAQTRALGDVMRLLAQATDADTLRNDLALPMLDLLRADNYVSFTWDAAQQRFARVKAMNMSPENLRSWDEYYRFVDPLTFPMMARRHPTLATQILCQQDLSRTEFFNDFLQRDRMHWGVNVYVFADGECTGDMRIWRHRERGNFDANEIEVLRLVEPAFAAALARFRWEAKPAASAGAHEGVSELLQRKSALSQREAEAAALIVSGCPDKLIAKRMGVGLATVRFHLTNAFRKLRVDNRTQLAARVQALVNAEISSAGHATAAHCTHMLAASAAAATDSPVLN
- the iaaH gene encoding indoleacetamide hydrolase, producing the protein MNLTQLGVADLRRGFQARSFRSLDVADALIERTQAHAALNGYVAFDPEGLRAEAKAADVRIAAGEDLPLLGVPVALKDNIDAVALPSSAGTRALLGLHPPQDAEVVRRLREAGALIAGKANMHELAMGITTNNSVTGAARNPWDPTRIPGGSSGGSGVVVAAGLVPAAIGTDTGGSVRVPAALCGVTGLRPTTGRVPGRGIAPISLTRDTAGPIARSVEDCALLDGVLAGSAQPLAPVSLQDVRLGIPGPGFWEGVDSGVREAAQGAVDRLRAAGAQLVEVPLPTLAGFNEAAGFPIALYEFVRDMGDYLHYAQRGVDLRQLVEAIGSPDVAAIVRPLLGEGAVPKAAYQQALQARRALQAVYAEAFAAHGVRALLFPTTPLTAAPIGRDVTVLLDGQEHPTFAAFIRNTDPGSNAGIPGLTLPAGLADGLPVGLALDGPAGSDRGLLALAAAIEAVLPALPSAPWRR
- a CDS encoding substrate-binding domain-containing protein, with translation MDRRTFLHGLAAAAAASSSAVRAASPLNVAVMLPMSGPAGLFGPSAKACAELAVQTINARGGVLGRNINALFGDAGLPPAEASQTALKLWKGQGAQAVIGMHDSAVRGALVGLFKGQVPYFYTPVYEGGECARGTYVNGETPAQQLAPVIPWLASERKPKKWYMIGNDYIWGRNTNAAAKGYIAQTGAQVVGDEYLPFTADNFDSSLARIRDSGADAVLVSLVGGASVTFNKAFASFGLPDKAIRLGTLIEENTLAGIGLANARNLYSSAGYFANIETPAAKAFSDAYFKRFGAQAPALNGLAESVYEGFLMLEAMAVRAKSLEVAKLEPASEGAGYNGPRGAVTMHARHVDQDIYLADVGDKGFRVVKTFPRIASGQSCKA
- a CDS encoding branched-chain amino acid ABC transporter permease, which codes for MDTSWLLHALNLAYELATLGLTTLGLAVVFGLLGVMNMAHGEFVMLGAYAVVTVQAWGWPIATAMPLAMLVCGVLGYAVERWLIRPLYARPFDTLLATWGLAMVMRKTVEAVYGRGYRNVESTLGAPVDLGGVQYPGYRLALIALAVVLMIGLALWYRRSTMGLRVRAMTGNPVLAQALGIDTRRLASQAFVIGVVLAGAAGVLLAPLVRIEPGIGVDYLLDSFFVLVVGGLGTLGGFGGGVGVIGGTQSAVSSIAGQTSGYAVVLILSILFLWLKPNGLFGRR
- a CDS encoding ABC transporter permease subunit, whose protein sequence is MDSLDAVDASRAAAAPRAPARRWRGWRSRAAGPWLLGAGLLAPPFVSNDFVAYQIALFLIYGIATQGVALCWGRLGFLPLGHALFFGLGAYLAGGMLKAAQQQPAWFAALPLALFAPAALAYVAARLVFARSHRSGPFFSLITLAMTMLGFLAAQQWSAVTGGFNGMADIPELPGTERYSSFYWVVAACALGSTLLIAAVLGRPLGLLWSALAQNEERLQLFGCATDRIKAVAFAFSATLAALAGALFAMHQGIVTPLTMGFVLSTEFVIWAAVGGKASPLGALLGAVFVGYASSELRDHFAYWEVAVGAIFILVVRFLPDGLAGLGRRFSAHAEEIPQAHKTLAPEVRAQGADVRLAFEQVESAQGGVRILDGLTFDLQGPGLRCVIGPNGAGKTSAFNVMTGRLPLRTGRIRLDGADVSGATAWRVARQGVGRKLQIPSVFPGLSVSQNLDVALWAGRLRPAASLQRAPLGWDSPLRGELLALFPALGRQLHAPAGSLSQGERQALEFVMTMLPQPRLVLLDEPCAGLSPAETHHMIEAIKAATRRLGAAALVIEHDISAVAAIGGDVYVLHQGKLLARGPLAQIQADPAVRAVYAGARK
- a CDS encoding ABC transporter ATP-binding protein — translated: MSTPLLVFDDVVCGYGDTMVLRGLAGTVGAGRVLGVLGRNGVGKTTLMRALSGFLPLQRGRVTLAGRDLARVPPQQRLAAGMAYAPQEDVVFGDLSVSENLWLHLRGRDGQRYAACLEAFPRLAERMQQRAGSLSGGERKLLSFTRTLGLRAPLSILDEPTEGVQPENIERMVRLVGARKAEGASFVIVEQNLEFLLSVADDILAIDHGECSLAGPASELPRETLEAHLVV